One stretch of Patescibacteria group bacterium DNA includes these proteins:
- a CDS encoding sugar transferase: MKRLFDFIVSFLGIVLISPILMVAALLLKIAAGSPVFYRQDRVGLSGKIFKLYKFRTMVIDADQIGTSVTTGHDSRITPIGKILRRFKLDELPQLINVLKGDMSFVGPRPDVPGFADKLQGEDRIILTVRPGITGPATLKYRNEEALLAAQADPDKYNAEVIYPDKVRLNREYVKNQSFLGDMKYLLMTVFGRPFHE, translated from the coding sequence ATGAAGCGTCTATTTGATTTTATTGTCTCGTTTCTTGGTATTGTTCTTATTTCGCCGATCCTTATGGTTGCGGCATTGCTTCTTAAAATTGCTGCCGGTAGTCCTGTGTTCTATAGACAGGATCGTGTTGGTCTGAGTGGAAAAATTTTTAAATTATATAAATTTCGTACGATGGTTATAGATGCGGATCAAATTGGAACTTCGGTGACTACAGGGCATGATTCGAGAATAACCCCTATAGGAAAGATTTTGCGTCGGTTCAAGCTGGATGAGTTACCGCAATTAATCAATGTGCTGAAAGGTGATATGAGTTTTGTTGGGCCAAGGCCGGATGTGCCGGGTTTTGCGGATAAATTACAGGGAGAAGACAGAATTATTTTGACCGTGCGTCCGGGAATTACAGGTCCGGCCACATTAAAGTATAGGAATGAGGAAGCGCTTTTGGCAGCGCAGGCAGATCCTGATAAGTATAATGCCGAGGTTATTTATCCGGATAAAGTGCGCCTTAATAGAGAATATGTCAAAAATCAGAGTTTTTTAGGAGATATGAAGTATCTCTTGATGACAGTTTTTGGGAGGCCGTTCCATGAATAG
- a CDS encoding glycosyltransferase: MKVLLINSARFIRTPDGKVYSNGQFPYTYWTRYLKHFDTLILVCRMSDVKEVPERWNLSSGPNITFVGTPDDHNKPLIQLQKKQKLQIIRKQMDSCDAVVICQSSLGWLAAREAKNRGIPWAVEVVCDIWDAYWNYGTLLGKLYAPIAWLDSSYWIRQADFAKYVTSEYLQRRYPCKGVSCGVSDVQINAVSKVILEQRISGWRAAQPGFPKTFVVGMIGSLFTRYKGLHVALRALHRLVDQGMALELRVLGDGNLDIWRQEAKQLRVIDLLRLDGCLPSGYPVMKWLDDLDIYIQPSFQEGLPRALIEAMSRGLPALGSTCGGIPELLPKECLHRPGDHKTLAKQLERMVLDNVWRIQQAQRNFSEAQNYYGERIDDRRDAFWRQFIEYIGKKRY; this comes from the coding sequence ATGAAAGTCCTGCTTATTAACAGCGCACGTTTTATACGCACGCCCGATGGCAAGGTGTATTCTAACGGCCAATTTCCATATACTTACTGGACGAGGTATCTGAAGCATTTTGATACGTTGATTTTGGTTTGCCGGATGTCCGATGTCAAAGAAGTGCCAGAAAGGTGGAATTTGTCTTCTGGCCCGAACATTACATTTGTTGGAACGCCAGATGATCACAATAAACCATTGATACAATTACAGAAGAAACAGAAACTACAAATTATTCGAAAACAGATGGATAGTTGCGATGCAGTCGTAATATGCCAATCATCGCTTGGTTGGTTAGCTGCACGCGAGGCAAAGAATAGAGGAATCCCATGGGCGGTTGAGGTAGTTTGTGATATATGGGATGCTTATTGGAATTATGGGACGTTACTGGGTAAGTTGTACGCCCCCATCGCCTGGCTGGATTCTTCTTATTGGATTAGACAGGCAGACTTTGCTAAGTATGTAACTAGCGAATACTTGCAGAGGCGATATCCTTGCAAGGGGGTGTCTTGTGGTGTGTCAGATGTACAGATTAATGCGGTTTCTAAGGTTATTCTTGAACAAAGAATTTCTGGATGGCGTGCAGCACAACCAGGTTTTCCAAAGACTTTTGTAGTCGGCATGATCGGTTCGCTGTTTACTCGTTATAAGGGGTTACATGTTGCATTGCGCGCATTGCACAGATTAGTGGATCAAGGCATGGCACTTGAATTGCGTGTTTTAGGTGATGGGAATCTAGACATTTGGCGCCAAGAAGCCAAGCAATTGCGCGTTATTGATTTGTTGCGTTTGGATGGATGTTTACCGAGTGGATATCCAGTCATGAAGTGGCTTGATGACTTAGATATCTATATTCAGCCAAGTTTCCAAGAAGGATTACCTCGGGCGCTCATAGAAGCTATGAGCAGAGGGTTGCCAGCCCTAGGGTCAACTTGTGGAGGTATTCCTGAATTATTGCCGAAAGAATGTTTACATCGCCCTGGAGATCACAAAACATTAGCCAAGCAATTGGAGAGGATGGTTCTAGATAATGTCTGGCGTATTCAACAGGCTCAACGGAATTTTAGCGAGGCTCAGAATTACTATGGAGAGCGGATAGATGATAGAAGAGATGCTTTTTGGCGTCAATTTATAGAGTACATCGGGAAAAAGCGCTATTAA
- a CDS encoding EpsG family protein: MIIRGWYIYYLFLFFLISLSLFFDFRKNSETKRLILYCFLVFILSLFAGTRIGWSDQEAYIWLYDMIPPLPVFLWGNTFVQLRMEYLFLLFNSVLKCFSDNPLTMFLSFAFITVALDLYAYKKYSPYFILSVVFFYATHYFSGAMVAMRTGIAMAFVLFGMSYLVNKKDSIFFIMVLIACFFHVSSIFVLFGYLLYRLKFSTKTLFFLIIGAFILGAFTPVANLVFSHFMQFKGSSVILDNGLNYLGDERFGYAAGVLRPTMLKQLVICLLALKYRDFLTKQLKYFNVLFVFYCASTIWRFIFNDIALFASRCGILLSVGEPVIIVSLLVLFKPSQRMLVAVLLSLFAVGSFYLNSITFNCPPYMSILFGGTYWRDW, translated from the coding sequence ATGATTATCAGAGGATGGTATATATATTATTTATTTCTGTTTTTTCTTATTAGTCTATCGTTATTTTTTGATTTTAGAAAAAATAGTGAAACTAAGAGACTGATTTTGTACTGTTTTTTAGTTTTTATTCTTTCGCTTTTTGCCGGTACACGAATTGGTTGGAGCGACCAGGAAGCCTATATATGGCTTTATGATATGATTCCTCCATTGCCAGTATTTCTATGGGGGAATACCTTTGTACAGCTTAGAATGGAATATCTTTTTCTTCTTTTTAACTCAGTTCTCAAATGTTTTTCTGATAATCCCCTCACTATGTTTCTGTCTTTTGCTTTCATTACTGTGGCATTGGATCTATATGCCTATAAAAAATATTCACCGTATTTTATTCTTTCAGTCGTTTTTTTCTATGCAACTCACTATTTTAGCGGAGCAATGGTGGCAATGAGAACTGGTATTGCAATGGCATTTGTTTTATTTGGGATGTCTTATTTGGTTAATAAAAAGGATTCAATATTCTTTATTATGGTTCTCATTGCATGTTTTTTCCACGTTTCTTCAATTTTTGTTTTGTTTGGTTATTTATTGTATCGATTAAAATTTTCAACGAAGACATTGTTCTTCTTAATAATCGGGGCCTTTATTTTAGGCGCTTTTACACCTGTTGCTAATTTAGTATTTAGCCACTTCATGCAATTTAAAGGTAGCAGTGTCATATTAGATAATGGCTTAAATTATCTTGGAGATGAAAGATTCGGTTACGCAGCAGGTGTGCTAAGGCCAACAATGCTAAAGCAGTTAGTAATTTGTTTATTGGCATTGAAGTATCGAGATTTTTTAACGAAACAATTAAAGTATTTTAATGTTCTATTTGTTTTCTATTGTGCTTCGACGATATGGAGGTTTATTTTTAATGATATTGCGTTATTTGCCTCACGTTGTGGAATATTATTGAGCGTAGGAGAACCGGTGATAATCGTTTCATTGTTAGTATTATTTAAACCTAGCCAAAGGATGTTAGTTGCCGTTTTGCTCTCTTTGTTCGCAGTCGGTTCGTTTTATTTAAATAGCATTACGTTTAATTGCCCTCCTTATATGTCTATCTTATTTGGTGGAACGTATTGGAGGGACTGGTAA
- a CDS encoding GNAT family protein, protein MKNILFKKLSKERVDYEKIIPSNYVLEVWKPRLFQLAPRNCSVRMFVVLYASFIWKILLGKDSYKIFIIRDIRDSSIKHYSFVIPKYWKYPFMKKNDFFIGPVWTDIVTRKQGIASCVLSEILARHSGKGDIYWLTSEENSASISLCKKFGFFEIGEARCYIFGYTCLIKQS, encoded by the coding sequence ATGAAGAATATTCTTTTTAAAAAACTATCCAAAGAGAGAGTAGATTATGAAAAAATCATTCCTTCTAATTATGTTTTAGAGGTTTGGAAACCAAGATTATTTCAGTTAGCTCCAAGGAATTGTAGTGTAAGAATGTTTGTTGTTTTGTATGCCTCTTTTATTTGGAAAATTCTGTTAGGGAAGGATTCATATAAGATATTTATTATCCGCGATATTCGTGATTCCTCTATCAAACATTATAGTTTTGTGATACCTAAATATTGGAAATATCCTTTTATGAAAAAAAATGATTTTTTTATAGGGCCAGTGTGGACAGATATTGTAACAAGAAAACAGGGAATAGCTAGTTGTGTACTCTCTGAAATTCTTGCGAGGCATTCTGGAAAAGGCGATATTTACTGGCTTACCTCTGAAGAGAATTCGGCTTCCATCTCCCTATGCAAAAAATTTGGGTTTTTTGAAATTGGAGAGGCTCGTTGTTATATATTTGGCTATACTTGTTTAATTAAGCAATCTTGA
- a CDS encoding glycosyltransferase family 4 protein, producing the protein MMKDRVCCLIVGVLPGSLTNFRGSLIKAIIEKGVKVCTAANGRDASIETKVLEMGAEYYPIHIKRAGVNPLADLVTILDLINLMRRIKPDIVLTYTIKPIIYGGLAARLCGVKNIFSMIEGLGYIFMPYQSLSHVLSSTVARWLYRIGLLSSKRVFLLNPDDLNQFVRERYISGEKAILLNGIGVDLQYYAREELPKLSCIRFLMVSRLLKDKGVREYVEAARMVRTSYQNVEFVLAGDLDDNPNSIKQDELDSWQEGGIINYAGYISDVRPLLRDCHVYVLPSFYREGIPRTVLEAMSVGRAIITTDAPGCRETIKKALAEVLPETEEVRNLRVGLNGIMVPVKNVESLATAMLFFLKHTDQIAIMGNESRCYVEERYNIREVNAVILHEMGIKNYNNV; encoded by the coding sequence ATGATGAAAGATAGAGTTTGCTGTTTAATTGTTGGGGTATTGCCTGGTTCGCTAACCAATTTTCGCGGATCATTAATCAAGGCTATAATAGAGAAAGGGGTTAAAGTATGCACTGCCGCTAATGGGAGAGATGCCTCTATTGAAACTAAGGTATTGGAAATGGGCGCAGAGTATTACCCAATTCACATTAAGCGAGCAGGGGTGAATCCATTGGCTGACCTTGTTACCATATTGGATTTAATCAATTTAATGCGGCGGATTAAACCAGATATTGTTTTAACTTATACTATTAAACCTATTATTTATGGTGGATTAGCAGCAAGGTTATGCGGTGTCAAAAATATATTCTCAATGATAGAAGGCCTTGGCTATATATTTATGCCATATCAATCGCTATCACATGTTTTGTCTTCAACTGTGGCTAGGTGGTTGTATCGAATAGGGCTGTTGAGCAGTAAGCGTGTTTTTTTGCTCAACCCAGACGACTTAAATCAATTTGTTCGAGAAAGATATATATCTGGAGAGAAGGCAATATTACTTAATGGCATAGGGGTTGACCTTCAATATTATGCAAGAGAAGAATTACCGAAACTTTCTTGCATAAGATTCCTTATGGTTAGTCGTTTGTTAAAAGATAAAGGTGTTAGGGAATACGTAGAGGCGGCGAGGATGGTGCGAACGAGCTATCAGAATGTTGAATTTGTGCTTGCAGGAGATTTAGATGATAACCCAAATTCTATAAAGCAAGACGAATTGGATTCATGGCAAGAAGGTGGAATAATTAATTATGCCGGGTATATTAGTGACGTACGTCCACTCCTTCGAGATTGTCATGTTTACGTATTGCCTTCTTTTTATCGGGAGGGCATACCTCGGACAGTGCTTGAGGCAATGTCTGTCGGCAGGGCGATCATTACTACTGATGCGCCTGGATGTAGGGAAACGATTAAAAAAGCACTCGCTGAGGTATTGCCGGAGACGGAAGAAGTAAGAAATCTAAGAGTTGGCCTTAATGGTATTATGGTACCAGTAAAGAATGTAGAATCATTGGCAACGGCTATGCTGTTTTTTTTAAAACACACTGATCAGATTGCCATTATGGGCAATGAAAGTCGTTGCTATGTAGAAGAACGATATAATATTCGAGAAGTCAATGCGGTAATTTTGCATGAAATGGGGATAAAGAATTATAACAATGTTTGA